The Anaerobaca lacustris genome segment GGTGGGCTTCTGAACAGGATCGTTGAGACGTGGGAAGTTCCGGATGTCGGTCCGGTGGCCGTGGCGGTTTCGGATCGGGCCCGCTATGCGCGGATCACGATCAAGCGGGACGGCACGGTGAAGCTGGTCCTGCCCAGGCGGGCATCTCTCGAACAGGGAAAGCAGTTCCTCAGGAACGGCACGCAGTGGATTCAGAAACATCTGCAGCGGGCTCGTGTCGAACCGGCGGCCCCCCGGATCGACCGGGCCCATGCCAGGCGATCGCTTGTCGAGCGACTCGAACACCTGGCGATACGGCATGGGTTCGTGTACAATAAGGTCTTCGTGAAGAACCAGAAGACCCTGTGGGGCAGTTGCTCGTCGGCCAACAATATCAACCTGAACGTGAACCTCGCCCGCCTGCCGGATGAACTGAGGGACTACGTTCTCATTCACGAGTTGGTCCATACCCGGCACAAGAACCACAGTCGCCGCTTCTGGGCGGCGCTGAATGCCATTGTCGGCGACGGCAGGCAACTCCAGCGCCAACTTCGCCGCTACCAGCCGCGATCGTAGCCGGTGACGCGCTGTCAGAACTCTCCCTCAACGTAGTCGTCGAAGTGGTACATCTCGGCGTTCTCCAGGAACGTCTCGGGCTTGGCCACGAAGTCGCACAGCCTCTGGACCAGGGCCAGGTGCTTGTTCTCCTCTTCAGCGAGCTGTCTGAAGATCGCTCGATGGTCGCCGTCCTGGACTTCGCGGGCCTTCTGGGAGTAGAAATCCCGGCTCTGCTTCTCGATCTCACAGGCCTTGCGATAGAGGTTCACCTCGCCGGCACTGAAGTCGAATCGCTCCGCACCATCTTTCATCCGGCCGAAGAACTCCTCGGCGTTCTTCAACACGGGTGTCTCCGTCAGCTTCTTGGCCGCCTGGGCCTGCATGGCCTGGACCGTCCGGTAGT includes the following:
- a CDS encoding ferritin-like domain-containing protein — its product is MDIFEFAMEKENYAEHYYRELADRTDSMGLKNVLNMLADEEVKHYRTVQAMQAQAAKKLTETPVLKNAEEFFGRMKDGAERFDFSAGEVNLYRKACEIEKQSRDFYSQKAREVQDGDHRAIFRQLAEEENKHLALVQRLCDFVAKPETFLENAEMYHFDDYVEGEF
- a CDS encoding M48 family metallopeptidase gives rise to the protein MGGLLNRIVETWEVPDVGPVAVAVSDRARYARITIKRDGTVKLVLPRRASLEQGKQFLRNGTQWIQKHLQRARVEPAAPRIDRAHARRSLVERLEHLAIRHGFVYNKVFVKNQKTLWGSCSSANNINLNVNLARLPDELRDYVLIHELVHTRHKNHSRRFWAALNAIVGDGRQLQRQLRRYQPRS